In the genome of Hyphomicrobium sp. CS1GBMeth3, the window CCGGTTTTATTCGTGCTCGGCGCTCCAAGATCACCACGCGCTCATGTAGCGAGACGCCTGCGCGCGAACGGGCGCGCAGCGGGGTGTCGAAGAGGTAGAGGCGTTCCGTGCTCATCGTGGATCTCTTGAGCCAGCCTCAAGCGTCGTTGTCGGCGCCGAGACGCTTTTTCATGGTCGTGTTCGGGAGCCAGAGGTCGTCGCGCGGGATCATACTGCGCTGGGCGGCCTCGTAGCCGCGGGCTTCGAAGAACGGCTCGGCCGTATCGCTGGCCTCAACGGTGATCTCCTTGGCGCCCCGGCCCTGGGCCAAGCGTTCGATGGCGTCCGCGAGCGCCGTACCGACGCCCTGGCCGGCGAAGTAGGGATGCACGTAAAGCATCTCGAAGACGTTGTTGCCCTTGAGCGAGGCGAAGCCCGCGTACTCGCCCTCGACCTGCACGACGAGGGTCGTCATGGCGCCGAGGCGGTCGGCGAAGGCGTTGGCGTCGGTGGCGGTCGCGGCCCAGGCAACGCGCTGATCCTCGTCGTACTCTTCGGCGGTCAGCTCCTCGATCGACTGCGCGAACAGCTCCCGCAGCGCTATGGTGTCGGCGCGCAGGAAGGGGCGGAGCGGGTAGGACGTGGTCATCATGGGACTACTGCCAGATGAAGCCGAGCTTGAATGCGAGATAGACGGCAAACAGCACGAGCGCGATCTTGATGATCAGGTAGACCAGCCAGTGGCGCGGGAACGGGACGTCCTTTTTCCAGTCATTACTCATCGGGCTGCTTCCTTTTTGTCCGACGCGTGAAGACCGACGTCGCGGACGACTGTGTCCATGACCGATAACGTGTTTGTTAGAACATCGTTGTTCCAGAACCGCAGCACGCGATAGCCGTTCGCTTCCAACCAACGTGTACGCTCTTGATCAGTTTTCAGGCCCTTCGGTTCGGCATGCTGGCCTCCATCAACTTCGATGACGATCTTGGCCGTGTGGTCAGCAAAATCGGCGATGAATGGGCCTATGGGAGCTTGTTGTCGAAAGTGAAAGCCTTGGCGATTGAGCTCTCGTAGCTCACGCCACAATTTCTTTTCCGCTTGTGTCTTCTCTCGCCGCATCTGCCGGGCGCGCTCGCTCATGATGTTGGTCATGGCTGGCGCCCCGATAAGAAGCAGCTATTCCCCTCCCCCTGGTGGGGAGGGGTTAGGGGTGGGGGGACTCCAGAACGCAGGCGTTTGGGCGTCCCCCCCTCCCGGCCTCCCCCACAAGGGGGGAGGAGAAGTGAGGTGGGCGCGCTCATCGGGCGATCTCCCAGGTGGTGGTGATCTCGCCGGTTTTCGGGTCCTTGGCGTCCTTCAGCGCGACGCCCAAGGCTGCGAGTTCGTCGCGCAGACGATCGCTTTCCTTGAAGTCTTTGGCTTTGCGGGCGGCGAGGCGGGCGGCGACGAGCGCGTCGACCTTCTCGGTATCGACGGTTGCAATCTCGACGCCGACGTTCAGCTCATCGCGTGTCTCACCGCCATAGAGGCCCATGAAGGCCAGCGTGGTGGCAAGCTCGGCAGCGGCTTCCGGGTTGCGCTTCGCGGACTTGGCGAGGCCGTGGATGATCGAGAGCGCGCTTGGGGTGTTGAGGTCGTCGGAGAGCGCGGCCACGACATCGGCGTGTGGTTTCTCCGCGGGCGCGACGCCGGCCAGCAGGTCGGCGAAATCCGATAGCGTGGCGCGGGCCTGCAGCAGCCGCTCCGCCGTCCAGTCGATGGGCTGGCGATAATGCGTGCCGAGCATGGCCAAGCGGATCACGCGGCCGTGCCACTGGTTGGCGCCGAACTTCTTCGTCGCGAGCAGCTCGTGGATGGTGATGAAGTTGCCGAGGGACTTCGACATCTTCTCGCCTTCGACTTGCAGGAAGCCGTTGTGCATCCAGACATTGGCCATGACCGGCAGGTCGTGGGCGCAGCGGGATTGTGCGATCTCGTTCTCGTGGTGCGGGAAGACGAGGTCGATGCCACCACCGTGGATGTCGAAGGTGGTGCCGAGGTGCTTCTCGGCCATGGCCGAGCATTCGATGTGCCAGCCCGGACGGCCGGGCGTGTCGATGCCGGCCGGTGAGGTCCAAGCAGGCTCGCCGGGTTTGGACGGCTTCCAGAGCACGAAGTCCATCGGGCCCTTCTTGTAGGGGGCGACCTCGACGCGGGCGCCGGCTTCCATCTCTTCGAGCGAGCGGTTGGAGAGGCGTCCGTAGTCGGCCATGGACGAGACGTCGAACAGCACGTGACCTTCGGCGACGTAGGCGTGGCCGCGAGCGATAAGGGCTTCTATCAGCCGCTTCATCTCCTCGATGTGCTCGGTGGCGCGGGGCTCGACGGTTGGCGGCAGCACGCCGAGGGCAGCGATGTCCTCGTGGAACTGGCGCTCGGTGGCGCCGGTTACGCGCCGGATGGCCTCGTTCAGCGGCAGATCCGGATGCTCGGACGCGGCGCGGGCGTTGATCTTGTCGTCGACGTCCGTGATGTTGCGGACATAAGTGACGTGGTCCGACCCGTAGAGATGGCGGAGCAAGCGGAACAGCACGTCGAAAACGATAACAGGGCGCGCATTGCCGATGTGGGCGTAATCGTAGACCGTCGGCCCGCAGACGTAGACACGCACGTTCGACGGATCGATGGGCGTGAACGGCTCCTTGCGCCGTGACAGCGTACTATAGAGCGTGAGTGACACGCATCTTCTCCTCATGCGGCGCAGGGCGATGACGTACCCGTGCGCGGACCGGTGCTCCGACCGGCGGGGCGCTTCTCTGTCTTGTCATGAGGCAAAGAACGAGGCCGCGCGCCAGCCGGGCAGGACTAGCTCGAAATCGTGATAATAATGCCGCAAATGCTGGCGGCGAGTTTGCGCAGCGTTCCCATGGCCCGTGTTTATGCTGGTGGGCGCTTGTGGCGTCAAGCGGCGCGGCGTGATTTGAGCCCCGGTCGTGCGGATTTTCCGCATAAGCCCGAGCATGGCGAGACGCCGCATTTCTCCCGCATTGACCCCTTATGCGGGGCCTCGCATAGTATGGTGAACAAATGGCCTGATGCGGGGTACTTGGCCCCCCGATGATCGATGGGGTCGATGGCAGGAACGGGCAGACACGGCCTTAAGCGCCGAATTCTTGATCTGGCGCCGAAGCTCGATGCGCGGCGGGCGCTTTCTGTCGCGTTCGCGCTCCTGCTTGCTGGCAGTGCCGCCGTGCCTGCCGTGGCGCAGAGCAGCTGGTGGCCGTTTGGCGGCAATGATGAACCGGCCCGGCCGCGCGCGCCGGTTCCGAGCGAATCTGTCTATGGCGATCCCTACGCCGATCCGAACACGCAGCCGCCCCCTGGCGCGCGTCGGCCCAATTCCATCTGTCTCGAGCTCGAGCAGCGGCTCGTGCAGGACGGGCAGCGTGGGGGTGAATCGCGCAATCTGATTCCAATGGTCGAGAACGAGCTGAGGCAGGCCGAGCAGGCCCATCGCTCTCAGCGCCAGCAGCTCGATCGCAGCGATTGCTACGAGTATTTCCTGTTCTCGAAGACGCTGCGGCGGACACGGCGTTGCGTCGACCTCGCCAACCAGGCCGACAGCACGCGCCGGCGTATCGACGATCTCGAGGTTCAGCTTTCGCAGCTACAGGGCTCCTCGGGCCGGTCGTATCGCGACGAGATCATCCGGGAACTCGCCCGCAATGACTGCGGTGCCAGCTACCAGCAGCAGGCGCGGCGCCAGAGCGGCGGCGGTTTGTCGGGCTTCTGGGACGACGGCGAAAGCAGCGGCTACAGCGGGGGGGGGTCGAGCTTCGGTGCGCTGCCCTATGCAACCTATCGCACCGTCTGTGTTCGTCTCTGCGACGGCTACTACTTCCCGGTCAGCTTCTCGACGCTGCCCAATCACTTCCAGCGCGACGAGGAGGTTTGCGCCTCGAAATGCGCGGCGCCGGCCGCACTCTATTACCATCAGAATCCCGGTGCGGGCATGGAGCAGGCTGTCGCCGCCCGCGACAACACTCCCTACAAGCAGCTCAAGACGGCCTTCAAATATCGCAAGGAGTACATCAACGGGTGCTCCTGCAAGATGGCCGAGTATCAGCCCGCGTCCGGTGCCGTGGTGAACCAGGGAGTTGGTCAGGGCGGGGGCTGGACGGCGCAGACGCCGACCGGCTCGACGCACGAGCAGCGGGTCCAGCCGCCTCCGGCCGAGCCGCCGCAGCAGTACGACAACGGCGGCGGGAGCGAGGAGCTACCGTGGGCGACGTCGCCCTAACCCTCAGATAGCTTGTTGACTTTGCTGCGTGACAGTTGGCGACGCCGACACTCGGTCCGCCCGATGTCGCATATGCGGAGGCTCGGAAGTCAGCCGCGCTGGCCGCGGAGGCGGGCTTCGGTGCGCGTGCGGCCGATCAGGGGCAGCAGCGCCTTTAGCTCGGGGCCGGCCTCGCGGCCGGTCAGCGCGAGGCGCAGCGGATGGAACAGGGCGCGGCCCTTGAGACCAGTCGCCTTCGAGACTGCAGGAGTAAAAGCACTCCAGGTCGACTCGTCCCAGGGTTCGGGCGGCAGGAGGTCGGCGGCTCTTGCCGTCATATCGGGGTTCTCGATCACGGGGTCGATCTCGCTGGTCACGACGTGCCACCAGTCGCGCGCGTCGGCGAGCACTGTGACGTTGCCGCGGACGGCCTCCCAGAACGCCGGGCCACCCGTGATACCGAGGGCTTCCAGGCGCTCCGCGACGTCCTCATAGCTGCGCTTGTGCAACAGCTTGGCGTTGAGGCTGTGCAGCTCCGCCGGGTCGAAGCGGCCGGGGGCGGTCGAGATCTTGCCGAGGTCGAACAGCGCCGCCAGCTCGTCGATGTGCGCGTGGGGCTCGATGGCGTCCGAGGTGCCGAGCAGCGCCGCGTGCGAGAGCACGGCCATGGGCTCCAGACCTTCGCTGCGGAAGGTCTCGATCGAGAGCGTGCCGAGACGTTTCGAGAGCGCGTGACCGTCGGCGCCGATCAGCAAGCTGTGGTGGGCGAGGGCAGGGGGCTCGGCGCCGAGCGCTTCGAAGATCGCGAGCTGGACGCCGGAATTCGTCACATGGTCCTCGCCGCGCACGATGTGCGTGATGCCGAAGTCGGCATCATCGACCACGCTCGTGAACGTGTAGAGCGGGGTGCCGTCCTCGCGGATCAGCACCGGATCGGAGAGCGAGCCGATGTCGACGGTCTGGTCGCCGCGGATCAAATCGTTCCAGGAGACGATGGTGGGCTCCGGTCCGAAGAGGCCGTCGGCGGGGTCGGTATTCGGCAGACGAAAGCGCCAATGCGGGCGGCGGCCTTCCGCCTCGAGCTTGGCTTTGTCGAGATCCGTGAGCTTGAGCCCCGTGCGGTCGTAGATCGGCGGCAGGCCGCGGGCGAGCTGGCGCTTGCGCTTGCGGTCAAGCTCCTCCTCGCTCTCGTAGCAGGCATAAAGGCGCCCGGCGGCCTTCAGCGTCTCGGCGACCTCGGTGTAACGCCTGAGGCGGTCCGACTGGCGCTCCTCACGCTGCCATTCGAGGC includes:
- a CDS encoding GNAT family N-acetyltransferase, with translation MTTSYPLRPFLRADTIALRELFAQSIEELTAEEYDEDQRVAWAATATDANAFADRLGAMTTLVVQVEGEYAGFASLKGNNVFEMLYVHPYFAGQGVGTALADAIERLAQGRGAKEITVEASDTAEPFFEARGYEAAQRSMIPRDDLWLPNTTMKKRLGADNDA
- a CDS encoding endonuclease domain-containing protein codes for the protein MTNIMSERARQMRREKTQAEKKLWRELRELNRQGFHFRQQAPIGPFIADFADHTAKIVIEVDGGQHAEPKGLKTDQERTRWLEANGYRVLRFWNNDVLTNTLSVMDTVVRDVGLHASDKKEAAR
- the cysS gene encoding cysteine--tRNA ligase; protein product: MSLTLYSTLSRRKEPFTPIDPSNVRVYVCGPTVYDYAHIGNARPVIVFDVLFRLLRHLYGSDHVTYVRNITDVDDKINARAASEHPDLPLNEAIRRVTGATERQFHEDIAALGVLPPTVEPRATEHIEEMKRLIEALIARGHAYVAEGHVLFDVSSMADYGRLSNRSLEEMEAGARVEVAPYKKGPMDFVLWKPSKPGEPAWTSPAGIDTPGRPGWHIECSAMAEKHLGTTFDIHGGGIDLVFPHHENEIAQSRCAHDLPVMANVWMHNGFLQVEGEKMSKSLGNFITIHELLATKKFGANQWHGRVIRLAMLGTHYRQPIDWTAERLLQARATLSDFADLLAGVAPAEKPHADVVAALSDDLNTPSALSIIHGLAKSAKRNPEAAAELATTLAFMGLYGGETRDELNVGVEIATVDTEKVDALVAARLAARKAKDFKESDRLRDELAALGVALKDAKDPKTGEITTTWEIAR
- a CDS encoding DUF2865 domain-containing protein, producing the protein MAGTGRHGLKRRILDLAPKLDARRALSVAFALLLAGSAAVPAVAQSSWWPFGGNDEPARPRAPVPSESVYGDPYADPNTQPPPGARRPNSICLELEQRLVQDGQRGGESRNLIPMVENELRQAEQAHRSQRQQLDRSDCYEYFLFSKTLRRTRRCVDLANQADSTRRRIDDLEVQLSQLQGSSGRSYRDEIIRELARNDCGASYQQQARRQSGGGLSGFWDDGESSGYSGGGSSFGALPYATYRTVCVRLCDGYYFPVSFSTLPNHFQRDEEVCASKCAAPAALYYHQNPGAGMEQAVAARDNTPYKQLKTAFKYRKEYINGCSCKMAEYQPASGAVVNQGVGQGGGWTAQTPTGSTHEQRVQPPPAEPPQQYDNGGGSEELPWATSP
- the gltX gene encoding glutamate--tRNA ligase yields the protein MKPTVRFAPSPTGRLHIGNIRTAILNYLLARRAGGTFILRLDDTDRERSTEAFAEGIRTDLRWLGLEWQREERQSDRLRRYTEVAETLKAAGRLYACYESEEELDRKRKRQLARGLPPIYDRTGLKLTDLDKAKLEAEGRRPHWRFRLPNTDPADGLFGPEPTIVSWNDLIRGDQTVDIGSLSDPVLIREDGTPLYTFTSVVDDADFGITHIVRGEDHVTNSGVQLAIFEALGAEPPALAHHSLLIGADGHALSKRLGTLSIETFRSEGLEPMAVLSHAALLGTSDAIEPHAHIDELAALFDLGKISTAPGRFDPAELHSLNAKLLHKRSYEDVAERLEALGITGGPAFWEAVRGNVTVLADARDWWHVVTSEIDPVIENPDMTARAADLLPPEPWDESTWSAFTPAVSKATGLKGRALFHPLRLALTGREAGPELKALLPLIGRTRTEARLRGQRG